In a genomic window of Brassica rapa cultivar Chiifu-401-42 chromosome A10, CAAS_Brap_v3.01, whole genome shotgun sequence:
- the LOC103845193 gene encoding calmodulin-binding protein 60 B, with the protein MDRGNDNMNRNKRSLDGNNGDDGDQPERKRPALASVIVEALKVDSLQKLCSSLEPILRRVVSEEVERALAKLGPARLTGSSGSVSGSSPKRIEGPDGRNLRLQFRSRLSLPLFTGGRVEGEQGAAIHVVLIDANTGRAVVYGPEASAKLEVVVLEGDFNNEDDEGWTQEEFESHVVKERQGKRPLLTGDLYVTLKEGVGTLGELVFTDNSSWIRSRKFRLGLRVSSGCCDGMRIREAKTEAFIVKDHRGELYKKHYPPALNDDVWRLEKIGKDGAFHKKLNAARIFTVEDFLRTMVRDSAKLRTILGSGMSNKMWDALVEHAKTCVLSGKLYIYYAEDSRNVGVVFNNIYELSGLISGDQYYSADSLTESQKVYVDGLVKKAYDNWNLVIEYDGKSLIDMKQPQRLGITQADEANYSTAAINHPMQMAGQSSSVPANQPPVLSDFAIGGYDQTMATRYPPYPQLLVSNPRAQFEVASGGTAQDQLMGNLHQGQSSMNNQNMNGMLALGPPQASTSGYQNINSSSVQQANLNPFEDWSNHRERGAEEFFSEEEIRLRSHEMLENEDMQQFLRLFSMGGGGGGGNGSASHLQEDGYTFPSFLHTPMQGYDEDRGRSGRAVVGWLKIKAAMRWGFFIRRKAAERRAQIVELDDDDEE; encoded by the exons ATGGATAGAGGTAATGACAACATGAATAGAAATAAAAGGAGTTTGGATGGTAACAACGGTGATGATGGTGATCAGCCTGAGCGAAAACGTCCTGCTCTTGCTAG TGTGATTGTAGAGGCTCTCAAAGTAGACAGTTTGCAGAAGCTTTGCTCTTCTTTGGAACCTATTCTCCGCCGAGTT GTCAGTGAGGAAGTGGAACGTGCTTTGGCCAAATTAGGACCTGCTAGGCTTACTGGAAG TTCTGGGTCTGTGTCTGGGTCTTCTCCAAAGCGAATTGAAGGTCCGGATGGCCGGAACTTACGGTTACAGTTCAGGTCTAGGTTATCTCTCCCCTTATTCACAGGAGGAAGAGTTGAAGGAGAGCAGGGTGCTGCAATCCATGTCGTCTTGATTGATGCCAACACTGGGCGCGCCGTGGTATATGGTCCAGAGGCTTCTGCAAAGCTTGAGGTTGTTGTCCTTGAGGGTGACTTCAACAACGAAGATGATGAAGGCTGGACACAGGAAGAATTCGAAAGCCATGTCGTGAAAGAGCGTCAAGGAAAGAGACCGTTGCTGACTGGAGATTTGTATGTTACTCTCAAGGAAGGGGTTGGAACTTTGGGCGAGCTGGTTTTCACCGATAACTCGAGTTGGATTCGGAGTAGGAAGTTCAGGCTTGGTTTAAGGGTTTCTTCTGGGTGTTGTGATGGCATGCGCATACGTGAGGCAAAGACTGAAGCTTTCATTGTTAAAGATCACAGGGGCGAAT TGTACAAGAAGCATTATCCTCCTGCTCTGAATGATGACGTGTGGAGACTGGAGAAGATTGGTAAGGATGGTGCATTCCATAAGAAGCTAAACGCTGCAAGAATATTCACTGTAGAAGACTTTCTGAGAACAATGGTCAGAGATTCTGCAAAATTACGTACT ATTCTCGGAAGTGGAATGTCAAACAAAATGTGGGATGCACTAGTAGAGCACGCGAAGACGTGTGTCCTGAGCGGTAAGCTTTATATCTACTATGCTGAGGATTCGAGGAATGTCGGCGTTGTGTTCAATAATATCTATGAGCTAAGTGGTCTCATATCCGGGGACCAATACTACTCTGCTGATTCACTTACTGAAAGCCAAAAG GTATATGTTGATGGGCTGGTGAAGAAAGCATATGACAACTGGAACTTAGTCATAGAGTATGATGGAAAATCTCTCATAGACATGAAGCAGCCTCAGAGATTGGGTATTACTCAAGCTGATGAAGCTAATTACTCAACTGCTGCCATTAACCATCCAATGCAGATGGCAGGGCAATCATCCTCAGTGCCAGCTAATCAACCTCCAGTGCTTTCAGATTTTGCTATTGGAG GGTATGATCAAACTATGGCGACAAGGTATCCTCCGTATCCCCAGCTTCTAGTCTCCAACCCGAGAGCACAGTTTGAGGTTGCTTCAGGCGGAACAGCGCAGGATCAGCTCATGGGAAATCTACATCAGGGTCAAAGCTCCATGAACAATCAAAACATGAACGGTATGCTTGCTCTCGGTCCTCCACAGGCATCCACGAGTGGGTACCAAAACATCAACTCTTCTTCAGTCCAACAGGCAAATCTCAATCCTTTTGAAGACTGGTCGAACCACCGCGAGAGAGGAGCGGAAGAGTTCTTCTCAGAGGAAGAGATCCGTCTGAGAAGCCACGAAATGCTGGAGAACGAGGACATGCAACAGTTCCTCCGCCTATTCAGCATGGGAGGAGGAGGGGGAGGAGGTAATGGCTCTGCTTCACATTTGCAGGAAGATGGGTATACTTTCCCGTCGTTTCTACACACGCCTATGCAAGGTTATGATGAAGACCGTGGTCGATCAGGCAGAGCTGTTGTTGGGTGGCTTAAGATAAAGGCAGCAATGAGATGGGGTTTCTTCATCAGGAGGAAAGCTGCTGAGAGGCGTGCACAGATTGTAGAGCTGGATGATGATGACGAAGAATAG
- the LOC103845190 gene encoding protein trichome birefringence-like 35 isoform X2 translates to MLALAVTFMVLYDERSIHHDNTNREQDLQETSILTSFVHPNLPPRNDLEVLDRFSRCNSTNEYSGKKIGWVDHQGSDFVAAAAKEEENICDVFSGKWVFDNSSSYPLHKEFDCPYMSEQLACERYGRPDLEYQHWRWQPHPPCNLKRWNVTEMWEMLRGKRMMFVGDSLNRGQWVSMVCLLQSVIPRDKQSMSTNASLTIFEAQDYNATVEFLWAPYLVESNSDDPVNRKLDERIIRPDSVLKHASMWQHADILIFNTYLWWRRPRPVKLQWSSKEKGSCEEVKGAEGMEMAMNTWAHWISNNVDPNTKRVFFVTMSPTHIWSREWNPGSEGNCYGEKKPIEDGSYWGSGSDIPTMRMVEKVLRRLGPKVSVLNITQLSEYRKDGHPSVYRKFWEPLNDEMLKNPASYADCNHWCVPGVPDVWNQLLFHFL, encoded by the exons ATGCTCGCACTCGCCGTCACCTTTATGGTTCTCTACGACGAGCGTAGCATCCACCACGACAACACTAATCGCGAGCAAGATCTCCAAGAAACTTCCATCCTTACATCTTTCGTCCATCCCAATCTTCCTCCTCGGAATGATCTCG AGGTTTTGGATAGATTCAGCCGGTGCAACTCGACTAATGAGTACAGTGGCAAGAAAATCGGATGGGTTGACCACCAAGGATCAGActttgttgctgctgctgcaaaGGAGGAGGAGAACATTTGTGATGTCTTCTCTGGGAAATGGGTCTTTGATAATTCTTCTTCATACCCACTACACAAGGAATTTGACTGTCCTTACATGTCTGAACAGCTGGCTTGTGAGAGGTATGGCAGGCCTGATTTGGAGTATCAACATTGGAGATGGCAACCTCATCCCCCCTGCAACTTGAAAAGGTGGAATGTGACCGAGATGTGGGAAATGCTGAGGGGAAAGAGAATGATGTTTGTTGGTGACTCTTTAAACAGAGGCCAATGGGTTTCTATGGTTTGTCTCTTACAGTCTGTTATCCCACGTGACAAGCAATCCATGTCAACTAACGCTTCCCTCACCATCTTCGAGGCTCAG GATTACAATGCCACGGTGGAATTTCTGTGGGCTCCATATCTCGTGGAGTCAAACTCTGACGACCCGGTCAATCGAAAGCTAGATGAACGGATTATCCGACCAGATTCAGTTCTCAAACATGCATCAATGTGGCAACATGCTGACATCTTAATCTTCAACACATACTTGTGGTGGAGGCGACCGCGTCCTGTCAAGCTCCA ATGGAGCAGCAAAGAAAAAGGATCGTGCGAGGAGGTGAAGGGCGCGGAGGGAATGGAAATGGCTATGAATACGTGGGCTCATTGGATTTCCAACAACGTCGATCCAAACACAAAGCGGGTCTTCTTCGTTACAATGTCTCCTACACATATATG GAGCCGAGAGTGGAACCCGGGAAGCGAGGGAAACTGCTACGGGGAGAAGAAGCCAATCGAGGATGGGAGTTATTGGGGTAGTGGGTCAGATATTCCGACAATGAGGATGGTGGAGAAAGTGTTGAGGAGATTGGGACCAAAGGTTTCTGTTCTCAACATCACACAGTTGTCTGAGTATCGTAAAGATGGTCATCCCTCTGTGTACCGCAAATTCTGGGAACCTCTAAACGATGAAATGTTGAAAAATCCGGCATCTTATGCGGATTGCAATCATTGGTGTGTACCTGGAGTTCCTGATGTCTGGAATCAATTGCTTTTCCATTTTCTGTGA
- the LOC103845191 gene encoding xyloglucan endotransglucosylase/hydrolase protein 22 yields the protein MAHSYFLPLFISLIVISSVSANFQRDVEITWGDGRGQIKNNGELLTLSLDKSSGSGFQSKNEYLFGKIDMQMKLVPGNSAGTVTTLYLKSPGTTWDEIDFEFLGNLSGDPYTLHTNVYTQGKGDKEQQFKLWFDPTADFHTYTILWNPQRIIFTVDGTPIREFKNMESVGTLFPKNQPMRMYSSLWNADDWATRGGLVKTDWSKAPFTASYRGFNQEACVWSNGKSSCPNGSGQGTTGSWLSQELDSTAQERMRWVQKNYMIYNYCTDTKRFPQGLPKECFAA from the exons ATGGCACACAGTTACTTCCTTCCTCTGTTTATTTCTCTTATAGTCATCTCCTCTGTTTCAGCTAATTTCCAAAGAGACGTTGAGATCACATGGGGAGATGGACGTGGACAGATCAAAAACAATG GAGAGCTTCTCACTTTGTCTCTAGACAAATCATCTGGCTCTGGTTTCCAGTCCAAGAACGAGTACTTGTTCGGTAAAATCGACATGCAGATGAAACTCGTCCCTGGTAACTCCGCAGGAACAGTCACAACACTCTAC TTGAAATCACCAGGAACCACATGGGACGAGATTGACTTCGAGTTCTTAGGGAACCTAAGTGGAGATCCTTACACACTTCACACAAATGTATACACACAAGGCAAAGGAGACAAAGAACAGCAGTTCAAACTCTGGTTCGACCCAACAGCTGATTTCCACACTTACACCATTCTCTGGAACCCACAACGAATCATTTTCACAGTCGATGGAACTCCCATTAGAGAATTCAAAAACATGGAATCTGTTGGTACTCTATTTCCTAAGAACCAACCAATGAGAATGTATTCCAGTCTTTGGAACGCTGATGATTGGGCCACGAGAGGTGGTTTGGTCAAAACCGATTGGTCTAAAGCTCCTTTCACTGCTTCCTACCGTGGCTTTAACCAAGAAGCTTGTGTTTGGTCAAACGGCAAGTCGTCTTGTCCTAATGGCTCGGGACAGGGGACCACTGGCTCGTGGCTGTCGCAGGAGCTTGACTCTACGGCTCAAGAAAGGATGAGATGGGTGCAGAAGAACTACATGATCTACAACTATTGCACGGATACGAAGAGATTCCCTCAAGGTCTTCCTAAAGAGTGCTTTGCTGCATAG
- the LOC103845190 gene encoding protein trichome birefringence-like 35 isoform X1: MFQRWNTKKSRLPVAGLLFMLALAVTFMVLYDERSIHHDNTNREQDLQETSILTSFVHPNLPPRNDLEVLDRFSRCNSTNEYSGKKIGWVDHQGSDFVAAAAKEEENICDVFSGKWVFDNSSSYPLHKEFDCPYMSEQLACERYGRPDLEYQHWRWQPHPPCNLKRWNVTEMWEMLRGKRMMFVGDSLNRGQWVSMVCLLQSVIPRDKQSMSTNASLTIFEAQDYNATVEFLWAPYLVESNSDDPVNRKLDERIIRPDSVLKHASMWQHADILIFNTYLWWRRPRPVKLQWSSKEKGSCEEVKGAEGMEMAMNTWAHWISNNVDPNTKRVFFVTMSPTHIWSREWNPGSEGNCYGEKKPIEDGSYWGSGSDIPTMRMVEKVLRRLGPKVSVLNITQLSEYRKDGHPSVYRKFWEPLNDEMLKNPASYADCNHWCVPGVPDVWNQLLFHFL; the protein is encoded by the exons ATGTTTCAGAGATGGAACACAAAGAAGAGTCGGCTACCAGTGGCGGGTCTACTCTTCATGCTCGCACTCGCCGTCACCTTTATGGTTCTCTACGACGAGCGTAGCATCCACCACGACAACACTAATCGCGAGCAAGATCTCCAAGAAACTTCCATCCTTACATCTTTCGTCCATCCCAATCTTCCTCCTCGGAATGATCTCG AGGTTTTGGATAGATTCAGCCGGTGCAACTCGACTAATGAGTACAGTGGCAAGAAAATCGGATGGGTTGACCACCAAGGATCAGActttgttgctgctgctgcaaaGGAGGAGGAGAACATTTGTGATGTCTTCTCTGGGAAATGGGTCTTTGATAATTCTTCTTCATACCCACTACACAAGGAATTTGACTGTCCTTACATGTCTGAACAGCTGGCTTGTGAGAGGTATGGCAGGCCTGATTTGGAGTATCAACATTGGAGATGGCAACCTCATCCCCCCTGCAACTTGAAAAGGTGGAATGTGACCGAGATGTGGGAAATGCTGAGGGGAAAGAGAATGATGTTTGTTGGTGACTCTTTAAACAGAGGCCAATGGGTTTCTATGGTTTGTCTCTTACAGTCTGTTATCCCACGTGACAAGCAATCCATGTCAACTAACGCTTCCCTCACCATCTTCGAGGCTCAG GATTACAATGCCACGGTGGAATTTCTGTGGGCTCCATATCTCGTGGAGTCAAACTCTGACGACCCGGTCAATCGAAAGCTAGATGAACGGATTATCCGACCAGATTCAGTTCTCAAACATGCATCAATGTGGCAACATGCTGACATCTTAATCTTCAACACATACTTGTGGTGGAGGCGACCGCGTCCTGTCAAGCTCCA ATGGAGCAGCAAAGAAAAAGGATCGTGCGAGGAGGTGAAGGGCGCGGAGGGAATGGAAATGGCTATGAATACGTGGGCTCATTGGATTTCCAACAACGTCGATCCAAACACAAAGCGGGTCTTCTTCGTTACAATGTCTCCTACACATATATG GAGCCGAGAGTGGAACCCGGGAAGCGAGGGAAACTGCTACGGGGAGAAGAAGCCAATCGAGGATGGGAGTTATTGGGGTAGTGGGTCAGATATTCCGACAATGAGGATGGTGGAGAAAGTGTTGAGGAGATTGGGACCAAAGGTTTCTGTTCTCAACATCACACAGTTGTCTGAGTATCGTAAAGATGGTCATCCCTCTGTGTACCGCAAATTCTGGGAACCTCTAAACGATGAAATGTTGAAAAATCCGGCATCTTATGCGGATTGCAATCATTGGTGTGTACCTGGAGTTCCTGATGTCTGGAATCAATTGCTTTTCCATTTTCTGTGA
- the LOC103845188 gene encoding probable xyloglucan endotransglucosylase/hydrolase protein 25, with amino-acid sequence MDRHSTLILSILLNALTTTFFSPVYAGTFDREFDITWGGGRGKVLNNGELLTLSLDRASGSGFQSKKESLFGKIDMQIKLVPGNSAGTVTTYYLKSKGDTWDEIDFEFLGNLTGDPYVMHTNVYTQGKGDREQQFHLWFDPTADFHTYSVLWNHHHIVFLVDGIPIRQFKNLEHRRIPYPKMQPMRLYSSLWNADQWATRGGLVKTDWSKAPFTASYRNFRADACVSYTGKPSCPAGSPRWLSHRFDLTAENNMRVVQRKFMVYNYCTDSKRFPQGFPKECGIH; translated from the exons ATGGACCGTCATTCCACTTTGATCTTATCTATATTACTCAACGCTTTGACCACAACCTTCTTCTCTCCGGTTTATGCCGGAACTTTCGACAGAGAATTCGATATCACTTGGGGTGGTGGTCGTGGGAAAGTCCTAAACAATGGAGAGCTTCTCACTCTTTCTCTCGATAGAGCCTCCGGATCTGGATTCCAATCCAAGAAAGAGTCTTTGTTCGGAAAAATTGATATGCAAATCAAACTCGTCCCTGGAAACTCTGCCGGAACCGTCACTACCTACTAT CTAAAGTCGAAAGGTGATACGTGGGACGAGATAGATTTCGAGTTTCTTGGTAATCTAACTGGTGATCCGTATGTGATGCATACAAATGTGTATACTCAAGGCAAAGGTGATAGAGAACAACAATTTCATCTCTGGTTCGATCCAACGGCTGATTTTCACACTTACTCTGTTCTATGGAACCATCATCACATCGT TTTCTTGGTTGATGGAATTCCGATTAGACAATTCAAGAACTTAGAACATAGGAGAATTCCATATCCAAAAATGCAGCCAATGAGGCTCTACTCGAGTCTCTGGAACGCGGACCAGTGGGCTACGAGAGGAGGGCTTGTTAAGACCGACTGGTCCAAGGCGCCATTCACCGCTTCTTACAGAAACTTTAGAGCGGACGCATGTGTCTCGTACACTGGAAAACCATCTTGCCCAGCCGGTTCACCAAGATGGTTGTCTCATAGGTTTGATCTAACGGCGGAAAATAATATGAGGGTAGTGCAGAGGAAGTTCATGGTTTATAACTATTGTACGGATTCCAAGAGGTTTCCTCAAGGATTTCCTAAGGAGTGTGGTATTCACTAG
- the LOC103845194 gene encoding bifunctional dethiobiotin synthetase/7,8-diamino-pelargonic acid aminotransferase, mitochondrial, translating to MMSPVTATLLRHRLRHLRHHHIRLNSTAVPSHFNLPLNHPTYLIWSANTSLGKTLVSTGIASSFLLHQPSSSPPAAHSSKLLYLKPIQTGFPSDSDSRFVFSKLDSLSLRCRIPLSVSNSVLRSSLPVAESMRRNIKVSESGMCDLNFREEKTVTGAPELLCKTLYAWEAAISPHLAAEREHATVEDSVVLKMVEQEMECGSKANVLCLVETAGGVASPGPSGTLQCDLYRPFRLPGILVGDGRLGGISGTIAAYESLKLRGYDVAAVVFEDHGLVNEVPLNSYLRNKVPVLVLPPVPKDPSDDLIEWFVESDGVFKALKEVMVSVYLERVDRLNGMAKQAGEVFWWPFTQHKLVPEDNVTVIDSRCGENFSVFKASDNNSITQQFDACASWWTQGPDPAFQAELAREMGYTAARFGHVMFPENVYEPALKCAELLLDGVGKGWASRVYFSDNGSTAIEIALKMAFRKFCVDHETLLGLSEDAEEKKHVDVKVLALRGSYHGDTLGAMEAQAPSPYTGFLQQPWYTGRGMFLDPPTVFISNGAWNLSLPESFPQTASEESGTFTTRDEIFDKSRDTSVLATIYSAYVSEQLQEYSKSSQSAHVGALIIEPVIHGAGGMHMVDPLFQRVLVNECRNRKIPVIFDEVFTGFWRLGVETTADLLGCKPDIACFAKLLTGGMIPLAVTLATDAVFDSFSGDSKLKALLHGHSYSAHAMGCATAAKAIEWFKDPETNHNIDSQRGTLRELWDEELVLQISSHCAVERVVVLGTVFALELKVDASNSGYASLYAKSLLEMLREDGIFMRPLGNVVYLMCGPCTSPEICHRLLTKLHKRLGEFNRA from the exons ATGATGTCGCCGGTAACAGCCACACTCCTCCGCCACCGTCTCCGCCACTTACGCCACCACCACATCAGGCTCAACTCCACCGCTGTTCCTTCTCATTTCAATCTCCCTCTCAACCACCCTACCTACTTAATCTGGTCGGCCAACACTTCCCTCGGCAAAACCCTCGTCTCCACCGGCATCGCCTCCTCCTTCCTCCTCCACCAACCTTCCTCCTCTCCCCCCGCAGCACATTCCTCAAAACTCCTCTACTTGAAACCTATCCAAACCGGCTTCCCTTCCGACTCCGACTCTCGCTTCGTCTTCTCCAAGCTCGACTCCCTCTCCCTCCGTTGCCGGATTCCTCTCTCCGTCTCCAACTCCGTCCTCCGTTCCTCGCTCCCCGTAGCGGAATCTATGAGACGGAATATCAAAGTCAGCGAGAGTGGGATGTGCGATTTGAATTTCAGGGAGGAGAAGACTGTCACCGGCGCGCCGGAGCTTCTGTGCAAGACGCTGTACGCTTGGGAGGCGGCTATCTCTCCGCATTTGGCGGCGGAGAGGGAACACGCAACGGTTGAGGACTCCGTCGTGTTAAAGATGGTGGAGCAAGAGATGGAATGTGGAAGTAAAGCAAATGTTCTATGTTTGGTGGAAACCGCCGGTGGAGTTGCTAGTCCGGGGCCATCGGGGACTCTTCAGTGCGATCTCTACAG gCCTTTTAGATTACCGGGGATTCTCGTTGGAGACGGTAGGCTCGGTGGTATCTCCGGGACTATTGCTGCTTATGAGAGTCTAAAACTTCGAGGATACGACGTTGCTGCTGTCGTTTTTGAGGATCATGGACTTGTTAATGAAGTTCCGTTAAATTCGTATCTAAGAAACAA GGTGCCTGTGCTTGTGCTCCCACCTGTTCCCAAGGACCCTTCAGATGATCTTATTGAATGGTTTGTTGAATCCGATGGTGTGTTTAAGGCTTTGAAGGAGGTAATGGTATCAGTTTATTTGGAGAGAGTGGATAGATTAAACGGCATGGCGAAGCAAGCAGGGGAGGTTTTCTGGTGGCCGTTTACTCAGCATAAACTTGTGCCTGAAGACAATGTGACGGTTATAGACTCCCGATGTGGTGAAAACTTTTCAGTATTCAAG GCTTCCGATAACAATTCTATTACCCAGCAATTTGACGCTTGTGCAAGCTGGTGGACACAGGGGCCAGATCCTGCTTTCCAG GCTGAGCTTGCTAGAGAGATGGGTTACACTGCTGCTAGGTTCGGGCATGTTATGTTCCCTGAGAATGTATATGAACCTGCCTTGAAATGTGCTGAGCTCTTATTAGATGGAGTGGGAAAAG GCTGGGCTTCTCGAGTATACTTCTCGGATAATGGATCCACAGCAATCGAAATTGCCCTGAAGATGGCATTTCGTAAGTTCTGTGTTGATCATGAGACCCTATTGGGTCTTTCTGAGGATGCGGAAGAGAAGAAGCATGTTGATGTTAAG GTCCTAGCTCTTCGAGGGTCTTACCATGGGGATACTTTAGGAGCGATGGAAGCACAAGCACCATCACCTTACACAGGCTTTCTCCAGCAGCCATG GTATACTGGAAGAGGCATGTTTCTGGACCCTCCTACTGTCTTTATCTCCAACGGAGCATGGAATCTCTCTCTCCCTGAAAGTTTTCCTCAAACTGCTTCGGAAGAATCTGGAA CCTTCACCACTCGTGATGAGATATTTGACAAGAGTAGAGACACATCGGTTCTTGCGACAATCTATTCAGCATACGTGTCAGAGCAGTTACAAGAGTATTCCAAAAGTTCACAATCCGCCCACGTTGGAGCACTGATAATAGAACCAG TGATTCATGGTGCTGGGGGAATGCACATGGTTGATCCGCTTTTCCAACGAGTTCTGGTCAATGAGTGCCGTAATAGAAAAATTCCAGTAATTTTCGATGAAGTGTTCACAGGTTTCTGGCGTCTTGGAGTAGAG ACTACTGCTGACCTTCTCGGTTGCAAACCGGACATAGCTTGCTTCGCCAAATTGCTGACTGGTGGAATGATTCCATTGGCTGTCACTCTTGCAACAGATGCCGTGTTCGATTCATTTTCTGGAGATTCAAAG CTTAAAGCCCTGCTTCATGGTCACTCATACTCAGCTCATGCTATGGGTTGCGCAACAGCAGCTAAAGCTATAGAATGGTTCAAAGATCCAGAGACTAACCATAACATCGATTCACAAAGAGGAACCTTAAGAGAG CTGTGGGACGAAGAACTGGTGCTACAAATATCATCCCACTGTGCAGTTGAAAGGGTGGTTGTATTAGGAACCGTTTTCGCTCTAGAACTTAAAGTAGATGCTTCCAATTCCGG GTATGCTTCCTTGTACGCAAAGTCCCTTCTAGAGATGCTCCGGGAAGACGGTATTTTCATGCGTCCTCTGGGAAACGTTGTATACCTCATGTGTGGCCCTTGCACATCTCCGGAGATTTGCCACCGGTTGCTCACTAAACTTCACAAAAGGCTCGGAGAATTCAATAGAGCATGA
- the LOC103845192 gene encoding xyloglucan endotransglucosylase/hydrolase protein 22, with translation MAHSYFLPLFISLIVISSVSANFQRDVEITWGDGRGQITNNGELLTLSLDKSSGSGFQSKNEYLFGKIDMQMKLVPGNSAGTVTTLYLKSPGTTWDEIDFEFLGNLSGDPYTLHTNVYTQGKGDKEQQFKLWFDPTADFHTYTILWNPQRIIFTVDGTPIREFKNMESVGTLFPKNQPMRMYSSLWNADDWATRGGLVKTDWSKAPFTASYRGFNQEACVWSNGKSSCPNGSGQGTTGSWLSQELDSTAQERMRWVQKNYMIYNYCTDTKRFPQGLPKECFAA, from the exons ATGGCACACAGTTACTTCCTTCCTCTGTTTATTTCTCTTATAGTCATCTCCTCTGTTTCAGCTAATTTCCAAAGAGACGTTGAGATCACATGGGGAGATGGACGTGGACAGATCACAAACAATGGAGAGCTTCTCACTTTGTCTCTAGACAAATCATCTGGCTCTGGTTTCCAGTCCAAGAACGAGTACTTGTTCGGTAAAATCGACATGCAGATGAAACTCGTCCCTGGTAACTCCGCAGGAACAGTCACAACACTCTAC TTGAAATCACCAGGAACCACATGGGACGAGATTGACTTCGAGTTCTTAGGGAACCTAAGTGGAGATCCTTACACACTTCACACAAATGTATACACACAAGGCAAAGGAGACAAAGAACAGCAGTTCAAACTCTGGTTCGACCCAACAGCTGATTTCCACACTTACACCATTCTCTGGAACCCACAACGAATCATTTTCACAGTCGATGGAACTCCCATTAGAGAATTCAAAAACATGGAATCTGTTGGTACTCTATTTCCTAAGAACCAACCAATGAGAATGTATTCCAGTCTTTGGAACGCTGATGATTGGGCCACGAGAGGTGGTTTGGTCAAAACCGATTGGTCTAAAGCTCCTTTCACTGCTTCCTACCGTGGCTTTAACCAAGAAGCTTGTGTTTGGTCAAACGGCAAGTCGTCTTGTCCTAATGGCTCGGGACAGGGGACCACTGGCTCGTGGCTGTCGCAGGAGCTTGACTCTACGGCTCAAGAAAGGATGAGATGGGTGCAGAAGAACTACATGATCTACAACTATTGCACGGATACGAAGAGATTCCCTCAAGGTCTTCCTAAAGAGTGCTTTGCTGCATAG